The Channa argus isolate prfri chromosome 13, Channa argus male v1.0, whole genome shotgun sequence DNA window ctttacaCTAATGGTATAAGATAACATAAGACTAAACTGGTGACAGGATCAACACTACACCTACTGTATGTGAGCATGGTGATATGGTTCCTGTATTATTTAGCACCTCTTTTAACCTCACAGAGCTGTGTCCCAACTCTCTAATATCTCTAACATTTTTCTGCTTACTGTCACTGATTTGTAGCTGAACAATGTCACATCCTGCCCCCCCCAAATCACCTTTTATTAACCaaaacacttgttttatttacaggtgGCTGAGTTATGCCCTGAGCATGAAGAAAAGCTGAAACTGTTCTGCATCACAGATCAGCAGTTAGCTTGTATCATATGTCGAGATGGGGAGAATCATGAAGGACACAAGTTTAAACCTGtcaaagaagcagcagcatctCTGAGGAAGGAGCTGGAGACAGGGATGGAGAACCTTGGTGATGAGATTCTTGCTGCAGAGGGTCTGGCCAACACACAGAGGGATCAaataacaaaaaccaaaaagaagtCTCAGCAGCTGATGAGTCAAATCCACAGACAGTTTGAGGAGATGCACCAGTttctgagaaagagagaagatgaGATAAAGGAGGAgctaaaacacaaagagcaaGATGCTGTTGAGCAAATGAGCGAGGCCTTAAAAGCTATGGAAACAGCTTTGTCTGAGATCAGAGAGCTGGATGTCAAAGTGAAATCAGTCCTGGAAGTTAAAGACCCTgagaagtttttaaaaagctggacTGAAGGTAACAAAATGATGACTGCAGAGCATTTGTTCAGACCCCGAGCACGGGAGCTCCAAGTCGTGGACACCCCTCTGTCTATGGAGCCCTATGAAAGTCACCTGCAGTTCTTCACATGGAAGGAGATGCTTCAGGTGATCCAGCCCCGAGCAGAACTGTTGACGCTCAAAAGCAACAGCCTTGATATAACTGTATCTGATGATGGACGTAGCTTGATTTGTACTCCTGCAACATTAAAACCTCCAACAAATCCTGGAATTGTTGGAGGTGGTTTTAGCTTCGGTTCTGCAGCAACTTTTGGCCAAGCCCCACCCCCCCCATTTTTCAGCTCCAACCAACCAGGcgtaaaaaacatatttggccGACCATCGAGTGGAAGCGTTTTTGGATATGCTCAAATGCAGGAGGACACCTCTTGCTCATCTTCCTCAAACAGAAATGAAGCATTCAGTGTGAATGAGTTCTCTTCTGGGCAGCACTACTGGGAGATAGATGTTGGACACAGACAGGACTGGGAACTAGGGATCAAAGATCACGTCCTGACATATGATGGCAAGAAATACTGCACCCGTGGTCTAAAACTAACCACAGAGTTAGCACTGACAGACCCACCTCGAAAGATTGGGACTTACCTAAACTGCTTATCCCAGCAACTCTCATTCTATGAAGCAGACAACATGACACATATTCACACCATGAGCTTGGATGTTAAAAAGCTGCCGGTGACGGCTTATTTTAATGTCGGTTACTCAGCTTCAGATTCCAATCCTATGACAGTGTGTTGGTACTGAACAGATGAACCAACAAGAAATacttaaaagattttaaataaaagaccttTGGATgttatattttaggttttttttttaagcagcagaATTATGCAACAGTCTGGCCACAGATTAAATGGTAATGACCGCTGAAAGtgagcaaaacaaaagcaaagcatAGAGCGGGAAAGACCAGTCCAAAGGTTCTGAGGACTATGGAGCCAGATAAACTAATCAGAGGaaataaacaacaaagcaaaatttaaaaagttgaaaaaaggaaaaactaaaagtagatcaaacaatgtaaaaactatGAACAACTAATATTAAAACCTAATAAGACAAACAACCATCGTAATCAGTGTTTGTCACGTCTCATTTTACTCACTACTACCACCACAAAACGTAGTaggcaaaaaaaatgcaatttacatTCTTAAACACTAATTTTAAGTATATGGTACAGAATATGTGTGAACAATATGCCTCAAAAGTGTCTAACTGAACTAAATATGATTAGATCCAAAATGACAAAGCTCCCAAACATTTTTATgctaaaatgtttgaattataTTCATTGATAACATGGCTAAAAACATGGCAGATATATCGTAGCAAAAACGTCACCAAACAGTGATTTTGAATAGATTTCCCCATTATTCAGTGcacttatttaaaaatcaataagaTATTTTCACAtaacagaaaactgaaattgaCCTTGCAGAAAGTAAAATTGTTTATGATCATTATGATAAACTTGTAGTTCTAACAAACATACCATGAATAGAACATCAAATTACAAATTGTGGAGAGTTTTActtattcagatttttttagaGTTGCATTGCTTATGTGTAGTtatggctgtttttttaatttactgtgtgaTTTTGAATGTTGGTTGGGATTTTGTTGgttgctttttcagttttacttgcttttttttttttttttttttttttttttaaatggacatGTTCCCCGTCTCCCTGTAACCACTGTTATTCTGAGTGAGTTGTCATGTGTCACTTGCTGCGTGGGGTTGATATAAAGCACTCAATCATAGGCTTGAGTCCagtctgcaggaaaaaaaaagaaaaaaaaatatggctgCTCGCTCAATAAAACTTTACTGGCTCTATTAAACTGTCAAATGATTTGTCATAGATTTTTGAATTACATAAAATTCACTTAATGCTGATAGAAAAATCTCTAATGCTCAATAGTTAAGTAGGATTTTTAAGACCCGTCTAACGTATACTTAACATAATCAAACATTATCTTTTCCTGACTCAGTTATTCTGTAGATCTACTCATTTTTGACTTAATAAACTATGGGGCTTCTTGCTTTTAATACAGTTCTTCATAATTCTTGTGTTTATGATTGATGGCTGTCGAATATTTATTCAGTGACACACTGACTGTTTTATTCCTCCGCTTCTGGTAGATGGgtaagaacaactcagttttgTGCAGTTCACTCGTAAGTCACCAGGGGGCAGTAGGTTACAGTGTCTGCACAACACTCAATCGGAGCAGGAATGGAAAAGTCAAACTGTGTGCAC harbors:
- the LOC137139846 gene encoding nuclear factor 7, ovary-like → MASAFYSEDLTCSVCLTIFTDPVTLPCGHAFCRQCITDVLNTEAQCPQCHTAVPAEGKCLPTSHILKSLAEKAKEAEKIQKKHGHDNAEVAELCPEHEEKLKLFCITDQQLACIICRDGENHEGHKFKPVKEAAASLRKELETGMENLGDEILAAEGLANTQRDQITKTKKKSQQLMSQIHRQFEEMHQFLRKREDEIKEELKHKEQDAVEQMSEALKAMETALSEIRELDVKVKSVLEVKDPEKFLKSWTEGNKMMTAEHLFRPRARELQVVDTPLSMEPYESHLQFFTWKEMLQVIQPRAELLTLKSNSLDITVSDDGRSLICTPATLKPPTNPGIVGGGFSFGSAATFGQAPPPPFFSSNQPGVKNIFGRPSSGSVFGYAQMQEDTSCSSSSNRNEAFSVNEFSSGQHYWEIDVGHRQDWELGIKDHVLTYDGKKYCTRGLKLTTELALTDPPRKIGTYLNCLSQQLSFYEADNMTHIHTMSLDVKKLPVTAYFNVGYSASDSNPMTVCWY